Below is a genomic region from Nitrospirota bacterium.
GATCTTCCGCTCAAATGGCGCGAACCGAAATTTGTCTTTGTGAATTCCATGAGCGATCTTTTCCATGAACAAATGCCGCTTTCATTTATCCAAAGTGTTTTCAAAACAATGGAAAAAGCAGACAAGCATGTGTTTCAAATCCTCACAAAAAGATCACATCGGTTATTGGAAGTTTTTGACAAAATTTCCTGGCCTTCGAATGTTTGGATGGGAGTTACCGTTGAATCGCAGAAATACGTGCATAGAATATCCGAGCTTCAGCGTGTTCCCGCACAGACGAAATTTCTTTCAATCGAACCGCTCTTATCAAATATCCCGGCAGATTTGGGGACAGGTCTTGAAATATAAGAAACTGACTTTCCAAGACCTGATAATCATATGAAGGCACCTCAGCATACCAGAGCGCATCGGCACTCTGGTATGCTTCAAGGAAAGAGTCCAATCTAACCTTGGAGGTGCTGTATGAAATTGTACACTGGATTAGATCTAC
It encodes:
- a CDS encoding phage Gp37/Gp68 family protein — its product is MPDIFQSQTRWVSQEALNPTYMLKAMGNRRYANGFSLTLHHDLIDLPLKWREPKFVFVNSMSDLFHEQMPLSFIQSVFKTMEKADKHVFQILTKRSHRLLEVFDKISWPSNVWMGVTVESQKYVHRISELQRVPAQTKFLSIEPLLSNIPADLGTGLEI